The Providencia sp. PROV188 genome includes a region encoding these proteins:
- the yihA gene encoding ribosome biogenesis GTP-binding protein YihA/YsxC, with protein sequence MAIKNHNYHMTKFVISAPDIRHLPKDTGIEVAFAGRSNAGKSSALNALTQQKSLARTSKTPGRTQLINLFEVEEGIRLVDLPGYGYAEVPEEMKRKWQQALGEYLQKRECIKGLVILMDIRHPLKDLDMQMIEWSVAMSIPVLVLLTKADKLASGARKKQLMEVRQALAPLSVEGDIEVEYFSALKKMGIDKLRIKLDSWYSNAAE encoded by the coding sequence ATGGCAATTAAAAACCACAACTACCACATGACAAAATTTGTCATCAGTGCCCCCGATATCCGTCATCTACCAAAAGATACGGGCATTGAGGTGGCGTTTGCTGGCCGATCTAACGCGGGCAAATCCAGTGCATTAAATGCATTAACACAGCAAAAAAGCTTAGCGCGAACCAGTAAAACACCGGGAAGAACTCAGCTTATCAACCTGTTTGAAGTTGAAGAGGGCATTCGCCTAGTTGACCTTCCGGGCTACGGTTATGCCGAAGTACCTGAAGAGATGAAGCGCAAATGGCAGCAAGCTCTCGGTGAATATTTACAGAAAAGAGAATGTATCAAAGGGTTAGTGATTTTGATGGATATCCGTCATCCATTAAAAGACCTCGATATGCAGATGATCGAATGGTCAGTCGCCATGAGCATTCCTGTTCTTGTTCTACTCACCAAAGCGGATAAGCTCGCTTCAGGCGCAAGAAAGAAACAGTTAATGGAAGTTCGCCAAGCATTAGCGCCGTTATCAGTGGAAGGCGATATTGAAGTGGAATATTTTTCTGCACTGAAAAAAATGGGTATCGATAAATTACGTATCAAACTCGACAGTTGGTACAGTAACGCCGCAGAATAA
- the ppiA gene encoding peptidylprolyl isomerase A has protein sequence MLKRIFVPLLAICAMSTTSLALAAGETYVKLVTSAGNIELELNSKKAPVSTENFLQYVNEGYYNGTTFHRVIPGFMIQGGGFNKELQQKQARAPIANEADNGLRNLRGTISMARSANKDSATSQFFINVADNAFLDHGQRDFGYAVFGKVVKGMDVADKISKVKTENVGPYQNVPVEPITIISAEVIKKP, from the coding sequence ATGTTGAAACGAATTTTTGTGCCATTATTGGCAATCTGTGCAATGAGCACAACTTCTCTTGCATTAGCCGCGGGTGAAACTTACGTTAAATTAGTCACCTCCGCAGGTAATATTGAATTAGAACTCAATAGTAAAAAAGCCCCTGTTAGTACTGAAAACTTCCTGCAATATGTTAATGAAGGCTATTACAACGGTACAACCTTCCACCGTGTTATTCCTGGATTTATGATCCAAGGCGGCGGTTTTAATAAAGAATTGCAGCAAAAACAAGCCCGTGCACCAATCGCTAACGAAGCTGATAATGGATTACGTAATTTACGTGGCACTATTTCAATGGCTCGTAGCGCAAATAAAGACAGTGCAACCAGCCAATTCTTTATTAATGTTGCTGATAATGCGTTTTTAGATCATGGGCAACGTGATTTCGGCTATGCGGTATTTGGTAAAGTCGTTAAAGGAATGGATGTTGCAGACAAAATTTCTAAAGTGAAAACAGAGAACGTAGGCCCATATCAAAATGTTCCTGTTGAACCTATTACGATTATTTCCGCGGAAGTGATTAAAAAGCCTTAA
- a CDS encoding type II toxin-antitoxin system Phd/YefM family antitoxin, with protein MNESNGEPVAILSHNKAIFYCVPTDLFELMVEKLGDQLLLEKAIARMDDDEIEVSWDDL; from the coding sequence ATGAATGAATCAAATGGAGAGCCTGTTGCCATTTTGAGCCACAACAAAGCGATCTTCTACTGCGTACCTACTGATTTATTCGAGCTAATGGTAGAAAAACTTGGCGATCAACTCCTATTAGAAAAAGCAATCGCACGCATGGATGATGATGAAATAGAAGTGAGTTGGGATGACTTATAA
- a CDS encoding aminodeoxychorismate synthase component II: MLLLIDNYDSFTYNLYQYFCELGAEVLVKRNDEITIEEIEQLAPTHLVISPGPCTPDEAGISLEAIKHFAGKVPILGICLGHQAIGQAFGASVVKAREVMHGKTSSIHHNHQGVFKGLNRPLTVTRYHSLVIAAETLPASFDVSAWSLNNGDIDEIMGIRHKTLPIEGVQFHPESILSEQGHELLSNFLKY, translated from the coding sequence ATGCTTTTACTTATTGATAATTACGATTCATTTACATACAACTTATACCAATATTTCTGCGAACTAGGGGCGGAAGTGCTGGTGAAACGTAATGACGAAATTACCATTGAAGAAATTGAACAATTGGCTCCAACCCATTTGGTCATTTCACCGGGTCCTTGCACGCCTGATGAGGCAGGGATTTCTCTGGAAGCGATAAAACATTTTGCCGGAAAAGTGCCCATTTTGGGAATCTGCTTAGGTCATCAAGCCATTGGGCAGGCGTTTGGTGCCTCTGTCGTGAAAGCGAGAGAAGTGATGCACGGCAAAACGTCATCTATCCACCATAATCATCAAGGGGTATTTAAAGGACTTAATCGGCCTTTAACGGTGACTCGCTATCACTCTTTAGTGATTGCGGCAGAAACACTACCAGCCTCTTTTGATGTCTCCGCATGGTCACTGAATAACGGGGATATCGATGAAATTATGGGGATCCGCCATAAAACCCTGCCAATTGAAGGGGTTCAATTCCATCCTGAAAGTATTCTCAGCGAACAAGGTCATGAGTTGTTGAGTAATTTTCTCAAATATTAG
- a CDS encoding aspartate aminotransferase family protein, translating into MSEQHEVNRQTFDQVMLPIFSPAEFIPVKGEGSRVWDQQGKEYIDFAGGIAVLALGHCHPSLVAAVREQSEKLWHVSNVFTNEQALKLAQKLTKATFADRAFFVNSGSEANEAAFKLARRYAITKYSPYKTKIIAFKQAFHGRTLFTVSVGGQAKYADGFGPKPADIIHVPFNDLDAVKAVIDENTCAVVLEPVQGEGGVTPATSEFLQGVRKLCDENNTLLIFDEVQSGMGRTGKLFSYMHYDVVPDILTTAKALGGGFPISAMITTAEIAKTMEVGSHGTTYGGNPLACAVGNAAFDIINTDEVLDGVAKRRELFVAHLNKLNDQYGIFAEIRGMGLLIGAELNGKLLNRSKDILQACAAEGLMMLNAGTNVLRFTPSLIISEDEINSGMAKLETAISKLLA; encoded by the coding sequence ATGTCAGAACAACACGAAGTCAATCGGCAAACTTTTGATCAGGTTATGTTACCTATTTTTTCGCCAGCTGAATTTATTCCAGTTAAAGGCGAAGGTAGTCGCGTTTGGGATCAGCAAGGTAAAGAATATATTGATTTTGCAGGTGGGATCGCGGTTTTAGCGCTTGGTCATTGCCATCCAAGTTTAGTCGCTGCTGTTCGTGAACAAAGCGAAAAACTGTGGCATGTGAGCAATGTTTTTACCAATGAGCAGGCGTTAAAGCTGGCTCAAAAATTAACCAAAGCAACATTTGCAGACCGTGCATTTTTTGTGAACTCTGGCTCTGAAGCGAATGAAGCCGCATTCAAGTTAGCGCGTCGTTATGCCATCACCAAATATAGCCCATATAAAACGAAGATCATTGCATTCAAGCAAGCGTTTCACGGCAGAACATTATTTACTGTCTCAGTTGGCGGACAAGCGAAATATGCCGATGGATTCGGTCCAAAACCTGCGGATATTATTCATGTGCCTTTTAATGACCTTGATGCCGTTAAAGCCGTGATCGATGAAAATACCTGTGCAGTGGTTTTGGAGCCAGTTCAAGGGGAAGGCGGGGTAACCCCAGCAACATCAGAATTTCTGCAAGGAGTTCGTAAGCTTTGCGATGAAAATAATACATTACTTATTTTTGACGAAGTGCAAAGTGGAATGGGGCGTACGGGGAAATTATTCTCTTATATGCACTATGATGTCGTTCCCGATATTTTAACCACAGCAAAAGCCCTCGGCGGCGGCTTCCCGATTAGTGCGATGATTACAACCGCTGAAATTGCTAAGACTATGGAAGTGGGCTCACACGGAACCACTTATGGTGGTAATCCGCTGGCGTGTGCGGTGGGTAATGCCGCTTTTGATATTATCAATACCGATGAAGTACTTGATGGGGTTGCTAAGCGCCGTGAGTTATTTGTCGCCCATTTAAACAAGCTTAATGACCAATATGGCATTTTTGCTGAAATTCGTGGAATGGGCTTATTAATTGGTGCAGAACTAAATGGCAAATTACTGAATCGCTCAAAAGATATTCTACAAGCTTGCGCGGCTGAAGGGCTGATGATGCTGAATGCGGGTACAAATGTATTGCGCTTTACACCATCACTGATTATTTCTGAAGATGAAATTAATAGCGGTATGGCGAAGTTAGAAACGGCAATTAGTAAGCTGCTGGCTTAA
- the crp gene encoding cAMP-activated global transcriptional regulator CRP, with the protein MVLGKPQTDPTLEWFLSHCHIHKYPSKSTLIHQGEKAETLYYIVKGSVAVLIKDEEGKEMILSYLNQGDFIGELGLFEEGQERTAWVRAKVACEVAEISYKKFRQLIQVNPDILMRLSAQMASRLQTTSEKVGNLAFLDVTGRIAQTLLNLAKQPDAMTHPDGMQIKITRQEIGQIVGCSRETVGRILKMLEDQNLISAHGKTIVVYGTR; encoded by the coding sequence ATGGTTCTCGGCAAGCCACAAACAGACCCTACTCTTGAATGGTTTTTGTCACACTGCCATATTCATAAGTATCCATCCAAGAGCACTCTGATCCATCAGGGTGAAAAAGCAGAAACCCTTTACTACATTGTTAAAGGTTCAGTGGCTGTTTTAATCAAAGATGAAGAAGGCAAGGAAATGATTCTCTCTTACCTCAATCAGGGAGATTTCATTGGCGAACTTGGGTTATTTGAAGAAGGGCAAGAACGTACTGCGTGGGTTCGCGCGAAAGTTGCTTGCGAAGTCGCGGAAATTTCTTACAAGAAATTCCGTCAGCTGATTCAAGTCAATCCAGATATCCTGATGCGCCTTTCTGCGCAAATGGCAAGTCGTTTGCAAACCACATCCGAAAAAGTGGGTAACCTTGCATTCTTAGATGTTACTGGTCGTATTGCTCAAACATTGTTGAATTTAGCTAAACAGCCTGATGCGATGACTCACCCAGACGGTATGCAAATCAAAATTACTCGTCAGGAAATCGGTCAAATCGTAGGTTGTTCTCGCGAAACTGTCGGTCGTATTTTAAAGATGCTGGAAGATCAAAACTTAATCTCCGCACACGGCAAAACGATTGTTGTTTACGGCACTCGCTAA
- a CDS encoding OsmC family protein, giving the protein MEARVKWVEGLSFLGESASGHQIMMDGNAGDKAPSPMEMVLMAAGGCSAIDVVSILQKGRQDIVDCEVKLTSQRREEAPRYFTDINLHFIVTGRELTDKVVERAVQLSAEKYCSVAIMLEKTVNVTHSFEIKAP; this is encoded by the coding sequence ATGGAAGCACGCGTAAAGTGGGTTGAAGGGCTCTCTTTTCTAGGTGAGTCGGCATCAGGTCATCAAATCATGATGGATGGTAATGCGGGCGATAAAGCACCGAGTCCGATGGAAATGGTTTTAATGGCGGCAGGCGGATGCAGTGCGATTGATGTGGTTTCTATTCTGCAAAAAGGTCGTCAGGATATTGTTGATTGTGAAGTGAAATTAACTTCACAGCGTCGTGAAGAAGCCCCTCGTTATTTTACGGATATCAACCTGCACTTTATTGTGACGGGACGTGAATTAACGGACAAAGTGGTGGAGCGTGCGGTTCAACTTTCGGCTGAAAAATATTGTTCCGTTGCTATCATGCTAGAAAAAACGGTTAACGTGACTCATAGTTTCGAAATTAAAGCGCCGTAA
- a CDS encoding phosphoribulokinase, translating to MSKKHPIIAVTGSSGAGTTSTSQAFRKIFHQLNIRPATLEGDSFHRYTRPEMDMAIRKAREQGRHISYFGPEANDFSLLEQTLIDYAQTGGGQSRKYLHTYDEAVPYGLQPGTFTPWEPLPANTDVLFYEGLHGGVVTPEHDVAQHVDLLVGVVPIVNLEWIQKLIRDTTERGHSREAVMDSVVRSMGDYINYITPQFSRTHINFQRVPTVDTSNPFSAKAIPSQDESFIVIRFRGLEQIDFPYLLSMLNGSFISAMNTIVVPGGKLGLAMELIMMPLVEKLMKQRNG from the coding sequence ATGTCGAAGAAGCATCCGATTATTGCAGTGACGGGTTCGAGTGGCGCAGGAACAACCTCAACGAGCCAAGCTTTTCGTAAAATTTTCCATCAATTAAATATCCGCCCTGCCACCCTTGAGGGGGATAGTTTTCATCGTTATACCCGTCCTGAAATGGATATGGCTATTCGTAAAGCTCGCGAGCAAGGGCGCCATATCAGTTATTTCGGCCCAGAAGCCAATGATTTTTCTCTACTGGAACAAACCCTCATTGATTATGCCCAAACGGGTGGCGGTCAATCTCGGAAATATTTACACACTTACGATGAAGCCGTGCCTTATGGTCTACAACCCGGCACATTTACGCCATGGGAGCCATTACCCGCTAATACCGATGTGCTGTTTTATGAAGGATTACATGGTGGCGTAGTCACCCCGGAGCATGATGTTGCTCAGCATGTTGATTTACTTGTCGGTGTAGTACCGATTGTTAACCTTGAATGGATCCAGAAATTGATCCGCGATACCACCGAGCGAGGGCATTCTCGTGAAGCCGTAATGGATTCTGTAGTCCGTTCGATGGGGGATTATATTAACTATATTACACCACAGTTTTCTCGTACTCATATTAACTTCCAACGGGTTCCTACCGTTGACACCTCTAACCCTTTCTCTGCTAAAGCAATACCTTCACAAGACGAAAGTTTTATCGTTATTCGCTTTAGAGGATTAGAGCAGATCGATTTTCCTTATTTATTATCCATGTTAAATGGCTCATTTATTTCAGCGATGAATACCATTGTAGTACCCGGTGGGAAATTAGGACTCGCAATGGAGCTTATTATGATGCCATTAGTGGAAAAGCTAATGAAACAGCGAAATGGGTAG
- a CDS encoding YheU family protein: MIIPWKDLAPETLENLIESYVLREGTDYGVHEKSLQDKVDDVKRQLVSGEIVLVWSELHESVNFMPNNQFRP, translated from the coding sequence ATGATTATTCCGTGGAAAGATCTCGCCCCTGAAACCCTCGAAAATCTTATCGAGAGTTACGTTTTACGCGAAGGAACTGATTATGGCGTTCACGAAAAAAGCTTACAGGACAAAGTGGATGATGTGAAACGGCAGTTAGTTTCCGGCGAAATTGTGCTAGTCTGGTCTGAGTTACATGAATCGGTAAATTTCATGCCTAATAACCAGTTTCGCCCGTAG
- a CDS encoding hydrolase, translating to MSENFRPMSWAKNPHLQTLLPRIFRRTPKIIPTWQRLELPDGDFIDLAWSENPEQASEKPRLVIFHGLEGNFKSPYAHGMLESAQKQGWLGVIMHFRGCSGEPNRQKRIYHSGETSDARYFLHWLKQTWGDAPTAAVGYSLGGNMLACYLAENGENAELDAGVVVSAPLMLEACSMKMEKGISQLYQRYLLNGLKRNATRKLVRYPGSLPLNLLQLKQLKRIREFDDVITARIHGFDDAADYYQKCSALPKLSQITKPTLIIHAKDDPFMAPEVVPDLSHLPENIEYQMTEHGGHVGFVGGSFRKPQMWLETRIPLWLTAYLNEQKS from the coding sequence ATGTCAGAAAATTTCCGCCCTATGAGTTGGGCAAAGAACCCACATCTCCAAACCTTATTGCCAAGGATCTTTCGCCGTACCCCGAAAATTATCCCAACATGGCAGCGATTAGAATTGCCTGACGGTGATTTTATCGATCTTGCTTGGAGTGAAAACCCAGAACAAGCGAGCGAAAAGCCTCGTTTAGTGATTTTTCATGGGTTGGAAGGAAATTTTAAAAGCCCCTATGCCCACGGGATGTTAGAAAGCGCCCAGAAACAAGGGTGGCTCGGCGTGATCATGCATTTTAGAGGATGCAGTGGTGAACCTAATCGCCAAAAACGTATTTACCATTCCGGTGAAACCAGTGATGCACGCTATTTTTTACATTGGCTAAAACAGACATGGGGTGATGCCCCCACCGCCGCGGTAGGCTATTCCCTTGGCGGTAATATGCTCGCCTGTTATTTAGCTGAAAACGGTGAGAATGCTGAATTAGATGCTGGCGTCGTTGTCTCGGCGCCATTAATGCTTGAAGCCTGCTCCATGAAAATGGAGAAAGGAATTTCTCAGCTCTATCAACGTTACCTATTAAATGGATTGAAACGTAACGCCACCCGCAAACTGGTGCGTTATCCGGGTTCACTTCCTCTTAATTTGTTGCAGCTTAAACAGTTAAAACGCATTCGTGAATTCGATGATGTGATCACCGCGCGTATTCATGGTTTTGATGACGCTGCTGATTATTACCAAAAATGCAGTGCGCTACCTAAGTTATCTCAAATTACTAAGCCAACCCTGATTATTCACGCGAAAGACGACCCGTTTATGGCGCCCGAAGTCGTGCCTGATTTAAGCCATTTACCCGAAAATATTGAATACCAAATGACGGAGCATGGTGGGCACGTCGGCTTTGTCGGCGGTAGTTTTAGAAAACCACAAATGTGGTTAGAAACTCGCATCCCTCTGTGGCTAACTGCGTATTTGAATGAGCAAAAATCATGA
- a CDS encoding LysE family translocator, giving the protein MTLGLIFSLFTFLFIAAVTPGPNNMLLTSCAANYGFRRSIGLLLGIMLGMQSILYLSAFGVAALLLLYPAIHIVLKIIGSVYLLWLAWKTATASYEPLKTDSKASKSVTWFQGGLLQFLNPKAWMMGLGAVGSFSLPGELFTQSIIVMSIAFVIVNFVAGLIWMGFGSLIGVFLRSRRAWFIFNLVMGILTAACVPLIWLE; this is encoded by the coding sequence ATGACTCTGGGGCTAATTTTTTCGCTTTTTACGTTTTTATTCATTGCAGCAGTCACACCCGGCCCTAACAACATGTTGTTGACCTCTTGTGCAGCTAACTACGGTTTTCGTCGCAGTATCGGATTATTATTAGGAATAATGCTGGGCATGCAGTCAATTTTATATTTGTCTGCCTTCGGTGTTGCCGCGCTATTACTATTATATCCTGCAATTCATATTGTGCTGAAAATCATTGGTAGCGTTTATTTATTATGGCTAGCGTGGAAAACAGCCACTGCCAGTTACGAGCCACTCAAAACAGACAGCAAAGCCTCTAAAAGCGTTACTTGGTTTCAAGGCGGACTGTTGCAGTTCTTAAACCCGAAAGCATGGATGATGGGGCTAGGCGCAGTAGGGAGTTTTAGTCTTCCAGGCGAGTTATTTACTCAGTCTATTATCGTGATGAGCATCGCGTTTGTGATTGTGAATTTCGTCGCGGGCTTGATTTGGATGGGCTTTGGTTCCTTGATCGGAGTTTTCTTACGTAGCCGCCGCGCATGGTTTATTTTTAACCTAGTGATGGGGATACTGACCGCAGCGTGTGTACCGTTAATTTGGCTGGAGTAA
- the murP gene encoding PTS N-acetylmuramic acid transporter subunit IIBC, protein MAKITNEMIQQILQHVGGGRNIKQCGNCMTRLRLTLHDDQFIDKTEIKKIPGVLGVIESDDQLQIVLGPGKAQTAADLMKQMLENGEADEAHDANATQDLKEIASANKQQMKKKQTSAVHRFLSKFATIFTPLIPGFIGAGLLMGLASLLTLLSANQNLFPADSTQLAHLKSLIAYMSVFGKGLFTFMGLLIGYNAQKAFGGSGVNGAIIAALFILGYDPAATKGFYSGMTDFFGWYIDPRGNIIGILIACIFGAWVEKQVRKIIPASLDIILTSTITLLIVGAATFVFIMPIGVWLFEGMSWLFMHLNGNPIGTAVLAGLFLIAVMFGVHQGFIPVYVALVEAQGFNSLFPILAMAGAGQVGAALALYVKAKKGSVTRSQIGGALFPGFLGIGEPLIYGVTLPRVKPFVTACLGGAAGGFFIGAVAWMGLPVGLNTVFGPSGLIAIPLMTSDQGVLPAMAVYAGGVLVSYLCGFIFTYLFGSKNVDLD, encoded by the coding sequence ATGGCTAAAATAACAAATGAAATGATACAGCAGATCCTGCAACACGTGGGGGGCGGTCGTAATATCAAGCAGTGCGGTAACTGCATGACGCGTTTACGGCTCACCTTACATGATGATCAGTTTATCGATAAAACCGAAATCAAAAAAATCCCCGGCGTACTGGGCGTGATTGAAAGTGACGACCAGCTGCAAATTGTTTTGGGTCCAGGAAAAGCCCAAACAGCCGCGGATTTAATGAAGCAAATGTTAGAAAATGGCGAAGCGGATGAAGCTCATGACGCTAACGCGACCCAAGATCTGAAAGAGATTGCTTCTGCCAATAAACAGCAGATGAAAAAGAAACAAACCAGCGCCGTTCACCGCTTTCTATCTAAATTTGCGACTATTTTTACGCCATTAATTCCGGGCTTTATTGGCGCAGGTCTATTAATGGGCTTGGCGTCATTGCTCACATTATTATCGGCGAACCAAAACTTATTTCCTGCGGATTCAACCCAACTTGCCCATCTCAAAAGCTTAATTGCGTATATGAGTGTATTCGGTAAAGGGTTATTCACCTTTATGGGATTGTTGATTGGTTATAATGCCCAAAAAGCGTTTGGAGGAAGCGGTGTTAACGGTGCCATTATCGCTGCGCTGTTTATTTTAGGTTACGACCCGGCGGCCACTAAAGGCTTCTATTCCGGCATGACAGACTTCTTTGGTTGGTATATCGACCCGAGAGGCAACATTATCGGGATCCTAATTGCCTGTATTTTTGGTGCTTGGGTTGAAAAACAAGTACGCAAAATTATTCCAGCCAGCTTGGATATTATTCTAACCTCAACGATTACGCTGTTAATCGTCGGTGCTGCGACCTTTGTTTTCATTATGCCTATCGGTGTGTGGTTATTCGAAGGAATGTCTTGGCTATTCATGCATTTAAACGGAAACCCTATCGGCACAGCCGTCTTAGCGGGTCTGTTCTTAATTGCGGTAATGTTCGGTGTCCACCAAGGCTTTATTCCGGTGTATGTCGCGTTAGTTGAAGCTCAAGGGTTTAACTCGTTATTCCCAATCTTAGCGATGGCGGGTGCGGGTCAAGTAGGCGCCGCATTAGCGCTGTACGTGAAAGCCAAAAAAGGCTCTGTTACCCGTAGTCAAATTGGTGGTGCCCTATTCCCCGGCTTCTTAGGCATTGGTGAACCATTAATTTACGGGGTGACGTTACCGCGCGTGAAACCGTTTGTCACCGCTTGTTTAGGGGGCGCTGCTGGTGGTTTCTTTATCGGAGCGGTCGCGTGGATGGGTTTACCTGTTGGGTTAAATACTGTATTCGGTCCTTCAGGGCTAATCGCTATTCCGTTGATGACGTCAGATCAAGGCGTGCTTCCTGCAATGGCAGTGTATGCAGGCGGTGTCTTAGTCTCTTATCTATGCGGGTTTATTTTCACTTATCTATTTGGCAGTAAAAATGTCGATTTGGACTAG
- the murQ gene encoding N-acetylmuramic acid 6-phosphate etherase — translation MSIDLSKMVTESRNEASTHIDQLSTIEMLQVINNEDKKVPLAVEKTLPQIAELVDKVAAAFQQGGRLIYSGAGTSGRLGILDASECPPTYGTPHEQVIGLIAGGHQAIFRAVENAEDKPELGEQDLKNIDFNQKDILVGIAASGRTPYVLGAMKYARSLGATVASISCNPDSPVSQAADIAITPIVGAEVVTGSSRMKAGTAQKLILNMITTGAMIRIGKVFGNLMVDVEATNAKLIERQTKIVMEATECDRQSAESALQQCDRHCKTAILMILSGLNADEARQLLAKNHGFIRTALNIAKSV, via the coding sequence ATGTCGATTGATTTAAGCAAGATGGTCACGGAAAGCCGTAACGAAGCCAGTACCCACATTGACCAATTATCTACCATTGAAATGCTTCAAGTAATCAACAATGAAGATAAAAAAGTCCCTTTGGCTGTCGAAAAAACCTTACCGCAAATTGCAGAATTGGTCGATAAAGTTGCGGCAGCTTTCCAGCAAGGTGGTCGTCTGATTTATTCCGGTGCAGGTACTTCGGGACGTTTAGGGATCCTCGATGCCAGTGAGTGTCCACCGACCTATGGAACCCCTCATGAACAAGTTATTGGGCTGATTGCTGGTGGTCACCAAGCCATCTTCCGTGCAGTTGAAAATGCGGAAGATAAACCCGAGTTAGGAGAGCAAGACTTAAAGAATATCGATTTTAATCAAAAAGATATTCTAGTTGGCATCGCCGCTAGTGGTCGCACGCCTTATGTTCTGGGAGCCATGAAATATGCTCGCTCCTTAGGTGCAACCGTTGCCTCAATTAGCTGCAACCCTGATAGCCCTGTTTCCCAAGCTGCTGACATTGCCATCACCCCGATTGTGGGTGCTGAAGTTGTCACTGGCTCTTCGCGCATGAAAGCGGGAACCGCACAAAAACTGATTTTAAATATGATCACCACAGGGGCGATGATCCGCATCGGTAAAGTCTTTGGCAATTTAATGGTAGATGTGGAGGCAACTAACGCCAAGCTCATTGAACGCCAGACTAAGATTGTGATGGAAGCAACTGAATGTGACCGCCAAAGCGCAGAATCTGCATTACAACAATGTGATAGACACTGTAAGACAGCGATTTTGATGATTTTATCTGGCTTAAATGCCGATGAAGCTCGTCAATTGCTCGCTAAAAATCATGGCTTTATTCGCACTGCCCTCAACATCGCAAAATCCGTCTAA
- a CDS encoding MurR/RpiR family transcriptional regulator has protein sequence MTLLDTITYLLPRLAENQRKIAQFILESPENVLKLSSSQLAEQLGISQSAIVKFSQKLGVKGYPALKLALSEIIGRQQQELGEPHSALHNRITQTDSLMVVAQKLALEKNYSITETTKRLDFKQFEKIIERIDSAQRVQIVGIGGSGLTAKDLSYKLQKIGITTLVEPDHHVQIAAALTLTPKDVQIVISFSGKRKDMLTAANIGHQNGACVIAITRSKDSPLAQMSDYMLESVAEENEWRSSSISSRTAQNTLTDLLFMALLQKREDKAKALVMNAKVMINKLDE, from the coding sequence ATGACACTACTCGATACCATCACGTACCTCTTGCCGCGATTAGCGGAAAATCAACGCAAAATTGCACAATTTATCTTAGAAAGTCCGGAAAATGTGCTGAAACTGTCGTCTTCGCAGTTAGCGGAGCAGTTGGGGATCAGTCAATCCGCTATTGTGAAGTTTAGTCAAAAATTAGGTGTAAAGGGGTATCCCGCGCTGAAATTGGCGTTGAGTGAAATTATTGGCCGCCAACAGCAAGAGTTGGGGGAGCCTCACAGTGCGTTGCATAACCGTATTACTCAAACGGATAGCTTGATGGTGGTCGCGCAGAAGCTGGCATTAGAGAAAAATTATTCCATCACAGAAACAACGAAACGCCTTGATTTTAAACAGTTTGAAAAAATTATTGAACGTATAGACAGTGCGCAACGTGTGCAGATTGTTGGGATTGGTGGCTCTGGGCTCACTGCGAAAGATTTAAGCTATAAACTTCAGAAAATCGGTATTACCACTCTCGTGGAGCCGGATCATCACGTTCAAATTGCTGCCGCCTTAACCTTGACGCCGAAAGATGTGCAAATTGTTATTTCCTTCTCTGGAAAGCGTAAAGATATGCTCACTGCCGCGAATATTGGGCATCAAAATGGTGCTTGTGTTATCGCTATCACGCGCTCCAAAGATTCACCCCTCGCTCAAATGTCAGACTATATGTTGGAAAGTGTGGCGGAAGAGAACGAATGGCGGAGCTCATCAATTTCGTCAAGAACGGCACAAAATACCCTTACCGATTTGCTGTTTATGGCGTTGTTACAAAAACGGGAAGATAAAGCGAAAGCATTGGTGATGAATGCCAAAGTGATGATTAATAAACTTGACGAATAG